Proteins from a genomic interval of Oceanispirochaeta crateris:
- a CDS encoding carbohydrate ABC transporter permease — translation MFHQSLKVTFYYAGLALPLTLIIGFSLAVLLNQDIMGQKIWRTIYFFPSVIAGVAVALVWLRLFDPNIGLINKILGFFGINGPKWLLDPDWAIPSFVMMSLWGVGRSMIIYLASLQSIPTSLYEAAEIDGANVIQRFFNITIPMMTPVIFYNLILGLISTFQLFTEVYVVTGTGGINKAGSLGGPARSTMVYNLYLYLTAFRYFDMGTASAMAWLLFIFILVITVILFKTSKYWVFYQGQLGNQENKKNGK, via the coding sequence ATGTTTCATCAATCTCTTAAAGTCACCTTTTACTATGCCGGCCTGGCACTTCCTTTAACCCTGATTATTGGATTTTCTCTCGCAGTATTGTTAAACCAGGACATTATGGGTCAGAAAATATGGCGGACTATATATTTTTTCCCGTCTGTTATTGCAGGAGTGGCTGTTGCTTTAGTTTGGCTTCGATTATTTGACCCGAACATTGGTCTCATTAATAAAATATTAGGCTTTTTCGGGATTAACGGACCTAAATGGCTTCTCGACCCCGATTGGGCCATTCCTTCTTTTGTAATGATGAGTCTCTGGGGTGTCGGTCGCAGTATGATCATATATCTTGCTTCACTACAAAGTATACCAACATCTTTGTATGAAGCCGCTGAAATTGATGGAGCCAATGTTATTCAGCGTTTTTTTAATATCACAATCCCTATGATGACTCCTGTTATTTTTTATAATCTGATTTTAGGTCTCATAAGCACATTTCAGCTTTTTACTGAAGTATATGTGGTTACAGGAACAGGTGGAATCAACAAAGCGGGCAGTCTGGGTGGTCCGGCGAGATCCACGATGGTTTACAACCTTTATCTTTATCTTACAGCTTTCCGCTATTTTGATATGGGGACAGCCTCTGCTATGGCTTGGCTTCTCTTTATTTTTATTCTAGTAATCACAGTCATTTTATTCAAAACATCAAAATACTGGGTTTTTTATCAGGGTCAGCTGGGAAATCAGGAGAATAAGAAAAATGGAAAATAA
- a CDS encoding glycoside hydrolase family 2 protein, translating to MITKKIKEWKIHPSISVKEKGQKLSSEYTDKSQWIDVSVPSTVLGALVKSGLYKDIYKDKNLLDIDTNQFKTSWLYFSEFDLKPLELDYTAILSFKGINYRANIWLNGTLIADKSQIFGTYRHWNFQIEEYLKEKNNKLAVEIFPPEKGDFSIGFVDWNPGPPDKNMGLFRDVSLEFNKGISISSPCVTSHLNTPDYSQAELTVAAILQNHSSESIMGLLKASIGSISLSKQMNLDPHQSIDVDFTSDDYKDLIIENPKLWQPNNVGDPHLYRLELEFYINDALSDSTVTNFGIRSVSDYLTDEGHRGYIINGKKLLIKGAGWTDDLLLEDTYDSIETQVRYARDMNLNCIRLEGFWGKDQTIYDLCDQYGMLVMVGWSCHWEHECHMGVPVDPLYGAVSTPEAIELIAESWKDQLLSIRHHPSIFVWTVASDMVPHPDLERRYIEIFKKWDSSRPYLNSTGGVGSEQSIITNAVIESTISGSSGVKMLGPYDHTPPVYWYTNTNLGGAYGFNTETCPGANVPPLDSLKKMFSSELLWPINDTWNFHCGLYEFASISRFKEALDERYGVSNTIKEFAMKSQVMNYELMRPMFEAFQNNKGKSTGIIQWMLNSAFPSLYWQLFDSYLMPNGAYYGVKKACEPLHLLYNYGSNQVILINDFDKRQQVDIQIRIFDINSKEIFYQKTQSISEPDSSFPVLEIPGNLPLSSVYFLDLRLLDKNEEISSNFYWLSQQKDVLDYEAVVGDFGFYTPSKEHADYTELMSLPFPQIDSTLTINDLEDEQIYQITLKNTSNKIAFFLVLDLINTEVDNPILPVFWSENYFSLLPHEIKSVSARVKRRDVPSKSTELRIKGWNKDEKN from the coding sequence ATGATCACAAAAAAAATAAAAGAATGGAAAATACATCCTTCGATATCTGTGAAGGAGAAAGGTCAAAAACTGAGTTCTGAATATACCGATAAGAGCCAATGGATAGATGTTTCTGTTCCTTCAACAGTCCTTGGAGCACTTGTAAAATCCGGTCTTTATAAAGACATATACAAAGATAAGAATCTTCTTGATATCGACACAAACCAGTTTAAGACCTCATGGTTGTATTTCAGTGAATTTGACTTAAAGCCATTAGAACTTGATTACACAGCAATATTATCTTTTAAAGGAATCAATTATAGAGCCAACATTTGGTTAAATGGGACATTAATTGCTGATAAATCTCAAATCTTCGGAACCTATAGGCATTGGAACTTTCAAATTGAAGAATATCTTAAAGAAAAAAATAACAAACTAGCTGTTGAAATTTTCCCACCTGAGAAAGGAGATTTTTCAATTGGATTTGTAGATTGGAATCCGGGACCTCCTGACAAGAATATGGGCCTCTTCCGAGATGTGTCCCTTGAGTTTAATAAAGGTATTTCAATCTCTTCACCCTGTGTTACAAGCCATCTCAATACCCCTGATTATAGCCAGGCTGAATTAACTGTTGCAGCCATACTTCAAAATCATTCTTCTGAATCAATTATGGGTCTCTTGAAGGCATCTATCGGCTCCATTTCTTTATCCAAACAAATGAACCTCGATCCTCATCAGAGCATAGATGTAGACTTTACTTCTGATGACTACAAAGATTTGATTATAGAAAATCCTAAACTTTGGCAGCCCAACAATGTTGGTGATCCGCATCTCTACAGATTAGAATTAGAATTTTATATAAATGATGCTCTGTCTGATAGTACAGTTACAAACTTTGGTATCCGTTCCGTATCCGATTATCTCACTGATGAAGGTCACCGGGGCTATATTATCAATGGCAAAAAGCTTCTAATAAAGGGAGCCGGCTGGACTGATGATCTCCTTCTTGAGGATACTTATGATTCAATAGAAACCCAGGTAAGATATGCCAGGGATATGAATTTGAACTGTATTCGCCTGGAAGGTTTTTGGGGGAAGGATCAGACAATTTACGACCTCTGTGATCAATATGGAATGCTGGTTATGGTTGGTTGGAGTTGTCATTGGGAGCATGAATGTCACATGGGTGTGCCTGTTGACCCCCTCTATGGTGCCGTATCAACTCCCGAAGCAATAGAACTTATTGCTGAATCCTGGAAAGATCAGCTCCTCTCTATAAGGCATCATCCTTCTATATTCGTCTGGACAGTTGCAAGTGATATGGTCCCACACCCGGACCTGGAACGGCGGTATATTGAGATATTCAAGAAATGGGATTCTTCCCGTCCTTATCTAAACTCAACCGGAGGGGTGGGAAGTGAACAATCAATAATCACAAACGCCGTAATTGAGAGTACTATCAGTGGTTCTTCCGGAGTAAAGATGCTTGGCCCCTATGATCACACCCCACCCGTTTATTGGTATACCAATACAAATCTGGGAGGAGCCTATGGTTTTAACACTGAAACTTGTCCCGGTGCAAATGTTCCTCCTTTGGATAGTTTGAAAAAGATGTTCTCATCAGAACTGTTATGGCCTATTAATGATACATGGAATTTTCATTGCGGTCTCTATGAGTTTGCTAGTATCAGTCGCTTTAAAGAAGCCTTAGATGAACGATATGGGGTTTCAAATACAATTAAAGAGTTTGCGATGAAATCGCAAGTCATGAATTATGAATTGATGAGACCGATGTTCGAAGCTTTTCAAAATAATAAGGGTAAATCGACAGGTATTATACAATGGATGCTTAATTCTGCATTCCCAAGCCTTTATTGGCAACTCTTTGATTCATATCTGATGCCGAATGGTGCTTATTATGGAGTGAAGAAAGCATGTGAGCCTCTACATCTTCTTTACAATTATGGAAGCAATCAAGTTATTCTAATCAATGATTTTGATAAGAGACAGCAAGTTGACATTCAAATCAGAATCTTTGATATCAATTCGAAGGAGATTTTCTATCAAAAAACACAATCTATATCAGAACCTGATTCTTCATTTCCAGTGTTAGAAATACCAGGAAATCTGCCGCTGAGCTCTGTTTATTTTCTTGATTTACGCCTCTTAGACAAAAATGAAGAAATCAGTTCTAACTTCTATTGGTTGTCTCAACAGAAAGATGTATTGGATTATGAAGCAGTAGTAGGTGATTTTGGTTTTTACACACCAAGTAAAGAGCACGCGGACTACACTGAGTTAATGTCACTGCCATTTCCTCAAATTGATTCAACTCTAACAATAAACGACCTTGAAGATGAACAAATTTACCAGATTACTTTAAAAAACACGAGTAACAAAATAGCCTTCTTTCTTGTTTTGGACTTGATAAACACGGAAGTGGATAATCCTATTTTACCTGTTTTCTGGAGTGAGAATTACTTCAGTTTACTTCCCCATGAGATAAAATCAGTATCAGCGAGGGTAAAGAGAAGAGATGTCCCTAGCAAATCTACAGAACTGAGAATAAAAGGATGGAATAAAGATGAAAAAAATTAG
- a CDS encoding LacI family DNA-binding transcriptional regulator yields MKKKVGIVDVAAKAGLSCATVSRYINKTAFVSDKNSKLIQDAIDSLEYIPNTAARILANKRMMTLGLACSALSDPYFSSLIRGIEKRSRQLGYALLIHSIEEVEEVEEVKKKPNFVFGEHNTDGVIVFADSLNDEDLKRLTDSNFPVVLIFRSSPPFMDIPFINIENKEGAYRLVSHLIKAHQYKRIVFQRGPATHENGQWREAGYRKALRENGIYFDPELIEYGGFNHEMARKSIFRLLEKKVQFDAVFSGDDDAASGSISALLESGYKVPEDIAVVGFDDQIIASYVYPSLTTVGSHIEEVCFKAVDKLVDIINGKPVEIETFVPTELIIRNSCGCE; encoded by the coding sequence TTGAAGAAAAAAGTAGGGATTGTGGATGTAGCCGCCAAAGCAGGACTATCCTGCGCTACTGTAAGCAGATATATCAATAAAACAGCATTTGTATCGGATAAAAATTCGAAGCTCATTCAAGATGCAATTGATTCTCTTGAATATATACCTAATACTGCGGCACGTATACTCGCAAACAAAAGAATGATGACACTGGGACTTGCCTGTTCCGCCTTATCAGATCCCTATTTTTCTTCGTTAATACGAGGAATAGAGAAAAGATCTCGACAGCTAGGTTACGCCTTACTGATTCATTCCATTGAGGAAGTTGAGGAAGTTGAGGAAGTTAAAAAGAAACCTAACTTTGTTTTTGGAGAACACAATACTGATGGTGTTATTGTGTTTGCGGATTCACTCAATGATGAGGATCTTAAAAGATTAACTGATTCCAATTTTCCAGTTGTACTGATATTTCGTTCATCACCCCCATTCATGGATATTCCTTTTATAAATATAGAAAATAAGGAAGGTGCTTATAGACTGGTTTCTCACTTAATCAAAGCACACCAATATAAAAGGATTGTTTTTCAAAGAGGGCCTGCAACACATGAAAATGGGCAATGGCGTGAAGCTGGGTATCGAAAAGCACTTAGAGAGAATGGAATCTATTTTGATCCTGAATTGATTGAATATGGTGGATTCAACCATGAAATGGCAAGAAAATCGATTTTTAGACTACTAGAAAAAAAAGTTCAGTTTGATGCCGTATTTTCTGGAGATGACGATGCCGCGTCTGGATCAATCTCAGCCCTACTTGAATCTGGATATAAAGTTCCAGAAGATATAGCTGTTGTAGGTTTTGATGATCAGATAATTGCATCCTATGTTTATCCTTCTCTTACGACCGTAGGCTCTCATATAGAAGAAGTCTGCTTTAAAGCTGTTGATAAATTAGTGGATATTATTAATGGAAAACCTGTAGAAATAGAGACCTTCGTTCCAACCGAACTGATTATTCGCAATTCATGTGGGTGCGAATAG
- a CDS encoding carbohydrate ABC transporter permease: MENKRKSGNLFTKTLAILLLAAGSSAIIIPFIYMVGTSLKSVDQIRRDPIGLIPMSVTKVDIDGKEKPLYKVSIDGKIVEWALIKKQPDQMGLFAAPGDEDDIRLLPLNNDNIVEYLDVHWENYPLALTTVPFFKYLANTLLVTFIGMAGMLFSCSLVAYGLSRFKARGLNILFLVLLSTIMLPRQVTLIPLYVFFQRIGWVDTLLPLIVPQFFANAYNVFLLRQFFMTIPLAMDDAGKIDGANSLQRLWYIILPQSRHALVAVSIFHFLYAWNDFYEPLIFLHTRTKWTMAVGLQTFNAMYSVNTHLIMAASLMMVLPTLILFFLSQKVFTQGIVMSGVKE, encoded by the coding sequence ATGGAAAATAAAAGAAAATCTGGAAACTTGTTCACAAAGACCCTGGCAATCCTTCTTCTTGCAGCTGGATCATCGGCAATTATTATTCCATTTATCTATATGGTAGGAACATCTCTAAAAAGTGTGGATCAAATTCGCCGAGATCCCATTGGTCTAATTCCTATGTCTGTTACCAAAGTGGACATTGACGGTAAGGAGAAACCCTTATACAAGGTAAGTATTGACGGTAAAATTGTAGAATGGGCCTTGATAAAGAAACAACCAGATCAGATGGGCCTTTTTGCTGCTCCCGGAGATGAAGACGATATCAGATTACTCCCTCTTAATAATGACAACATAGTGGAATATTTGGATGTTCATTGGGAAAATTATCCTCTTGCTTTGACCACTGTTCCTTTCTTTAAATACCTAGCTAATACTTTACTCGTAACGTTCATTGGGATGGCGGGGATGCTTTTTTCCTGTTCACTGGTAGCTTATGGTCTTTCCCGTTTTAAAGCGAGGGGACTTAACATACTGTTCCTGGTACTACTATCCACCATTATGCTTCCGCGACAAGTCACGCTGATACCTCTTTATGTATTTTTTCAACGTATCGGTTGGGTTGATACATTACTGCCCCTTATTGTACCTCAATTTTTTGCCAATGCTTATAATGTTTTTCTCCTGCGACAGTTCTTTATGACCATTCCTCTTGCTATGGATGATGCTGGAAAGATTGATGGTGCAAATTCACTACAACGACTTTGGTATATTATCCTTCCCCAGTCACGTCATGCTTTAGTAGCAGTCTCAATATTTCATTTCCTTTATGCCTGGAATGATTTCTATGAACCTCTGATATTCCTTCATACAAGAACAAAATGGACAATGGCTGTTGGTCTTCAGACCTTCAATGCAATGTACAGTGTCAATACACACCTCATTATGGCAGCTTCACTTATGATGGTACTACCGACACTGATCTTGTTCTTTCTGAGCCAAAAAGTATTTACCCAGGGGATTGTTATGAGTGGGGTAAAGGAATGA
- a CDS encoding Gfo/Idh/MocA family protein produces MKKIRIAMIGAGFIADYHMRALSSLKNVEVTTICAHSLSSAQLFADKYNIKNTSDDALTLSSSPDLDGVILAIPNRLHAEYAIEFLKRGKDVFIEKPLAMDFKEGELIRKASEKSGSIIMTGHMWRFDDDVNYMRQLIKDGTFGDIIKTKGYGIHEDWGPEGWFVKKGLSGGGALIDMGVHAIDTVRFLLGDPEPISVYARLGTFFGNYDVDDSGIIIINWSNGTSSIIESGWWQPHSDGPEAATRLFGVKGYASIFPTCYKLKSDRFKETVPDLPAREDHCAQRIYDSEMTHFINCIRDRSTPRSGIEEGQVVMRITDAAYRSSETNCVITM; encoded by the coding sequence ATGAAAAAAATTAGAATTGCCATGATTGGAGCAGGTTTTATAGCAGATTATCATATGAGAGCTCTTTCCAGTTTGAAAAATGTAGAAGTAACGACTATCTGTGCACATTCCTTATCATCCGCACAGTTATTTGCAGATAAATATAATATTAAGAATACATCAGATGATGCTTTAACCCTATCATCGAGTCCGGATCTTGATGGTGTTATACTAGCTATTCCCAATCGACTTCATGCCGAGTATGCAATCGAATTTCTCAAAAGAGGTAAAGATGTCTTTATCGAAAAACCACTAGCAATGGATTTTAAAGAAGGCGAGCTTATCCGCAAGGCATCTGAAAAATCTGGAAGTATTATAATGACTGGTCATATGTGGCGTTTTGATGATGATGTAAACTATATGAGGCAATTGATAAAAGATGGTACTTTCGGTGACATCATAAAGACAAAAGGATACGGCATTCATGAAGACTGGGGACCAGAGGGATGGTTTGTAAAAAAAGGACTTTCCGGTGGAGGTGCTCTTATAGATATGGGTGTTCATGCCATTGATACAGTTCGCTTTCTTTTAGGAGATCCTGAACCAATTTCTGTCTATGCCCGATTGGGAACATTTTTCGGCAATTATGATGTAGACGATTCAGGTATCATTATTATAAATTGGAGTAATGGTACTTCTTCCATTATTGAATCTGGCTGGTGGCAACCACATTCAGATGGACCAGAGGCTGCCACACGTTTATTTGGTGTCAAAGGCTATGCCAGTATATTTCCAACTTGTTATAAGCTTAAATCAGATAGATTTAAGGAAACCGTTCCGGATCTTCCTGCTCGTGAGGATCATTGTGCACAAAGAATATATGATAGTGAGATGACCCATTTTATAAATTGCATTCGGGATCGTTCAACACCCCGGTCCGGAATAGAAGAAGGTCAGGTCGTCATGAGAATCACTGATGCGGCCTATAGGTCTTCAGAGACTAATTGTGTGATTACCATGTAA